The Tamandua tetradactyla isolate mTamTet1 chromosome 8, mTamTet1.pri, whole genome shotgun sequence genome includes a window with the following:
- the LOC143644806 gene encoding LOW QUALITY PROTEIN: developmental pluripotency-associated protein 4-like (The sequence of the model RefSeq protein was modified relative to this genomic sequence to represent the inferred CDS: substituted 1 base at 1 genomic stop codon) has product MENAKGKEWNSTEKSGEECVTLKFEPVLVKTKEEQRPSSEPSTSGLPKTSAKGTKXKKSKKDDKASCSQENAPCNNSPKPRKKIAIPPLPSKLPPVNLLHRDILRAWCQQLKLSTKGQKLEAYRRICEYAYANQKDIPVTAKEAKILTQSQRKSLGEMPLEQSEKRNMSSEGTDPSEMAPPPQEGVSAQEKSGLLEGVNTVVVTTSAQEAVLASWTRIAARAGRMEAMESPQEAYGVRWCVVHGRSLPANSDGWVHLQFHAGQAWVPEKQGRVSALFLLPACNFPPPHLEDNMLCPRCVQRNTVLMKSLQ; this is encoded by the coding sequence ATGGAGAATGCAAAAGGCAAGGAGTGGAACTCCACAGAGAAGTCAGGGGAAGAATGTGTGACTCTCAAATTTGAACCTGTATTAGTAAAAACAAAAGAGGAACAGCGGCCTTCCAGCGAACCAAGCACATCAGGTTTACCAAAAACCTCAGCTAAGGGcaccaaatgaaaaaaatccaagaaagatGACAAAGCTTCCTGTTCACAAGAGAATGCACCATGCAACAACAGCCCAAAACCTCGGAAAAAGATAGCAATTCCTCCATTACCATCTAAATTGCCACCTGTCAACCTGCTTCACCGAGACATCCTGCGGGCTTGGTGCCAGCAGTTAAAGCTAAGCACCAAAGGACAGAAATTAGAAGCATATAGGCGAATCTGTGAATATGCTTACGCAAATCAAAAGGATATTCCTGTCACAGCGAAGGAGGCCAAGATCCTGACACAGTCTCAAAGAAAATCACTGGGGGAAATGCCTCTGGAACAATCGGAGAAAAGAAACATGTCTTCTGAGGGCACTGATCCTTCGGAAATGGCTCCTCCACCCCAGGAGGGAGTATCTGCCCAGGAGAAATCTGGTCTTCTTGAGGGAGTGAACACAGTTGTGGTGACAACTTCAGCCCAGGAGGCTGTCTTGGCCTCCTGGACGAGAATTGCAGCCAGGGCTGGGAGGATGGAAGCCATGGAATCGCCACAGGAGGCCTATGGTGTCAGGTGGTGTGTGGTACATGGAAGAAGTCTCCCTGCAAACTCAGATGGTTGGGTTCACTTGCAATTTCATGCTGGACAAGCTTGGGTCCCTGAAAAACAAGGGAGAGTGAGTGCACTCTTCCTGTTACCTGCCTGCAATTTTCCACCTCCACACCTGGAAGACAATATGTTGTGCCCCAGATGTGTTCAAAGGAACACAGTCTTAATGAAAAGCCTCCAGTGA